A single region of the Salvelinus namaycush isolate Seneca unplaced genomic scaffold, SaNama_1.0 Scaffold2637, whole genome shotgun sequence genome encodes:
- the LOC120039312 gene encoding WAP four-disulfide core domain protein 18-like — translation MDMNLSARCALVLFLLAFVDLKIVSAAETGGTSTAKPGVCPRRRWGSGICAEFCSNDSDCPNDEKCCHNGCGHDCIAPYTAKPGVCPRRRWGVGTCAEFCSNDSDCPNDEKCCHNGCGHDCIAPTQ, via the exons ATGGACATGAATTTGTCAGCGCGTTGTGCTTTGGTTCTTTTTCTGTTGGCATTTGTAGATTTGAAAATAGTCTCTGCTGCAGAAACGGGAGGCACATCTACAG CAAAGCCTGGAGTGTGCCCTCGTAGACGATGGGGCTCAGGGATATGTGCAGAGTTCTGTTCCAATGACAGTGACTGCCCCAATGATGAAAAATGCTGTCACAACGGATGTGGGCATGACTGCATTGCACCTTACACAG CAAAGCCTGGAGTGTGCCCTCGTAGACGATGGGGCGTGGGGACGTGTGCAGAGTTCTGTTCCAATGACAGTGACTGCCCCAATGATGAGAAATGCTGCCACAATGGATGTGGGCATGACTGCATTGCACCGACACAG